One part of the Paenibacillus antri genome encodes these proteins:
- a CDS encoding helix-turn-helix transcriptional regulator, producing MNNLFTDRIKLAPGFWTSLRGIGIDPIDVARKASLPLTVIHDPVVSTSNYYAIWQAYSEIVGDAAAGIVKLATAYETAQYPPAALATFHARNYRDALNRMASYKQMCPPENLRIREEGEQCSIELEWQYAEQPGPPVLVGITFAYLLELGRRGTGRRLTAQSVEFIHPTGDVQVLEGYFGCCVRTGRDRNRLTLHREDLNRPFASYNEELLDILTPALERSLDEHQSKRTISDKVKWILSRCLTRRRIDIQTVANELGMSDRTLQRRLTEEGISFKKLLSKTRHEQALLFLADTSLEIKEVAFLVGYEDQNSFYRAFRTWEGETPANWRVAQES from the coding sequence ATGAATAATCTATTTACAGATCGAATCAAACTGGCGCCAGGCTTCTGGACAAGCCTGAGAGGAATTGGGATAGATCCTATTGACGTTGCACGCAAAGCGAGTCTTCCGTTAACCGTAATTCATGATCCGGTCGTCTCAACTTCTAATTATTACGCTATCTGGCAAGCTTATTCCGAAATCGTCGGCGACGCAGCTGCGGGAATCGTCAAACTTGCGACCGCGTACGAAACGGCACAGTATCCGCCTGCCGCCTTGGCGACCTTCCACGCTCGCAACTACCGCGACGCGCTGAACCGAATGGCGAGTTACAAGCAAATGTGCCCTCCCGAAAACTTGCGCATACGCGAAGAGGGCGAGCAATGCTCGATAGAGCTAGAGTGGCAATATGCGGAGCAGCCCGGACCGCCAGTGCTAGTCGGCATCACGTTCGCTTACCTGCTTGAGCTTGGACGCCGGGGGACCGGACGTCGCTTGACGGCCCAATCCGTCGAATTTATCCATCCCACGGGCGACGTTCAAGTTCTTGAGGGGTATTTCGGCTGCTGCGTTCGGACAGGGAGGGACCGCAATCGGCTAACGTTACATCGAGAGGATCTGAACCGACCTTTCGCGTCGTACAACGAAGAACTTCTCGACATTCTAACTCCCGCCCTAGAACGTTCGTTGGATGAACATCAGAGCAAGCGAACGATAAGCGACAAGGTCAAATGGATACTTTCGCGATGCCTTACTCGGAGGCGAATCGACATTCAAACCGTAGCTAACGAACTAGGAATGAGCGATCGAACGTTGCAGCGCCGACTGACGGAAGAGGGAATAAGCTTTAAGAAGCTGCTATCGAAGACTAGACATGAACAGGCGCTCTTATTCCTGGCAGACACGTCGTTGGAGATTAAAGAGGTCGCCTTTCTTGTAGGCTACGAGGACCAAAATTCGTTTTATCGTGCGTTTCGAACATGGGAAGGGGAGACTCCCGCCAATTGGCGCGTCGCGCAAGAGAGTTGA
- a CDS encoding SDR family NAD(P)-dependent oxidoreductase, which yields MDMGLKNKTALVTGSTKGIGKAIALELAREGVHVLINGRNNDDVERIVAEIQAEFPETRPQNAAADLTDERQREAIFSKFPYVDILVNSMGIYEVMSYDDVDDSVWEQYFRTNVLAANNLIKFYMPLMLKREYGRIIFIASEEAIMPSGQMPQYCVTKSMLLSLSKSLSRLTRGTEVTVNTILPGPTLSENVQQIIESIYPGEGETFVVKEKDFMTKNLPQSEIQRFIRPAEIGRLAAFVCSPMASAFKGSPIRMDGGMVPTIF from the coding sequence ATGGATATGGGATTGAAAAATAAGACTGCTTTAGTAACGGGTTCTACCAAGGGAATCGGTAAAGCGATTGCCCTTGAACTTGCCAGAGAAGGCGTTCATGTACTCATAAATGGTCGGAACAACGATGACGTTGAGCGCATCGTAGCGGAAATCCAAGCGGAATTCCCCGAGACTCGTCCTCAGAATGCTGCGGCCGATCTCACTGATGAGCGGCAGAGAGAAGCTATATTCTCGAAATTCCCTTATGTCGACATTCTCGTTAACAGCATGGGCATCTATGAGGTCATGTCCTATGACGACGTGGACGATTCCGTATGGGAACAATATTTCCGCACGAACGTTCTCGCCGCCAACAATCTTATCAAGTTCTATATGCCCTTAATGTTGAAGCGCGAGTATGGCCGTATTATCTTTATCGCAAGCGAGGAAGCCATTATGCCTTCCGGCCAGATGCCTCAATATTGCGTGACCAAATCCATGCTGTTGTCATTGTCCAAGAGCTTGTCCAGGCTTACGCGTGGCACCGAGGTTACCGTGAACACTATCCTTCCGGGTCCGACCCTCTCCGAGAATGTGCAGCAGATCATCGAGAGCATTTACCCAGGCGAAGGGGAGACATTCGTTGTTAAAGAGAAAGACTTTATGACGAAGAACCTGCCTCAATCCGAAATCCAAAGGTTTATCAGACCTGCGGAGATCGGCCGCTTGGCCGCTTTCGTCTGCAGCCCGATGGCTTCAGCTTTCAAAGGATCTCCGATCCGCATGGATGGGGGAATGGTACCGACAATATTTTAA
- a CDS encoding cytochrome P450, with translation MLQKQPPASEKPDIASWFRTYSDHLHSEPYSFYAYLLEHEPLCYVEESNFWVASRYEDVNRVLKDPLFVREYRNAVPERQPKELPPPSKEWRPVNELLDNWMLFRDAPAHTRLRGLVSHAFTPRKMERLKPKIRSIAEHLADRIANEQQPDLIASFAFPLPVIVIAELLGVPPEDRELFKDWSNTFAKVLEGGDRPPEFVRQAGRAAEDIAEYFRRLIAERKSTPREDMISDLLAAQVQADALTEQELIATCVLLLVAGHETTVNLIGNSVLVLLNHLEQHARLLESPELTASAVEEVLRFESPVQMTSRLASVDYDIGGQTIRQGQSVNVMLGAANRDPAQFERPDRFDIRRSPNRHLAFASGSHFCLGAPLARIEGEIALAALLERFPQMRLADSKPNWRSNILFRGLESMHVRF, from the coding sequence GTGTTGCAAAAGCAGCCTCCAGCCTCCGAAAAGCCTGATATTGCATCGTGGTTCCGGACGTATTCCGATCACTTGCACAGTGAACCGTATTCGTTTTATGCTTATTTGCTCGAGCACGAGCCACTATGTTACGTAGAAGAAAGCAATTTTTGGGTGGCCTCCCGGTACGAAGACGTCAACCGGGTATTGAAGGATCCGTTGTTCGTCCGTGAATACCGGAATGCCGTGCCGGAGCGCCAACCTAAAGAACTGCCTCCGCCATCTAAGGAATGGAGACCGGTCAACGAATTGCTCGACAACTGGATGCTGTTTCGCGATGCGCCTGCTCATACGAGACTGAGAGGCCTAGTCAGCCATGCCTTTACACCACGAAAGATGGAACGGCTCAAGCCAAAAATCCGCTCCATCGCAGAACATCTCGCCGACCGAATAGCCAATGAACAGCAGCCCGATTTGATCGCTTCGTTCGCATTTCCGTTGCCGGTCATCGTCATTGCGGAGCTACTCGGCGTACCGCCGGAAGATCGCGAACTGTTCAAGGATTGGTCTAATACGTTCGCGAAGGTGCTTGAAGGCGGCGACCGACCGCCTGAATTTGTCCGACAAGCGGGAAGAGCCGCCGAAGACATTGCCGAATATTTCCGTCGCTTGATTGCGGAGCGTAAATCCACCCCGCGCGAAGATATGATTAGTGATTTGCTTGCTGCTCAAGTTCAAGCGGACGCATTAACCGAGCAAGAACTCATAGCGACCTGCGTACTGCTGCTCGTAGCTGGCCATGAAACGACCGTGAACCTGATCGGAAACAGCGTTCTCGTGCTGCTGAACCATCTGGAACAACATGCACGGCTGCTCGAAAGTCCGGAATTGACTGCTTCCGCCGTTGAAGAGGTTTTACGGTTCGAAAGCCCTGTACAAATGACATCGCGGCTTGCATCCGTCGATTACGATATCGGCGGTCAGACGATCCGTCAGGGACAGTCCGTGAATGTGATGCTTGGGGCGGCGAACCGCGATCCCGCCCAGTTCGAACGGCCGGACCGGTTCGATATCAGGCGCTCGCCGAACCGTCATTTGGCATTCGCCTCCGGCTCTCACTTCTGTCTTGGCGCGCCGCTCGCACGCATCGAAGGCGAAATCGCGTTAGCCGCGCTGCTGGAACGGTTCCCGCAGATGCGCCTCGCGGACAGCAAGCCGAATTGGCGATCGAACATTTTGTTCCGTGGTTTGGAATCGATGCACGTACGGTTTTAA
- a CDS encoding RCC1 domain-containing protein: MQVALLSKRWPKDSIAAGRRHTVGLKSDGTVMAVGDNKYGQCDVNGWRDIVAVAAGSVHMATNTGNAHTIGLKSDGTVVAAGWNKYDQCNVSGWRDIVAVVAGWRRTIGLKTDGTVVAVGRNNEGQCNVSGWHDIAAVAAGDWHTVGLTLDGTMTAAGNNRYGQCNVSGWYDIVEVAAGYLHTVALKSDGTATAVGLNIHDQCDVSSWSDIVTIAAGSNHTVGLKSDGTVAAVGWNEHGQCNVSDWRDIVAIAAGCAHTVGLKSNGTVVAVGDNASGQCDVSGWRGIRSQLPPD; this comes from the coding sequence ATGCAGGTGGCGTTATTGTCGAAACGGTGGCCTAAAGATAGCATAGCAGCGGGGCGTCGTCATACCGTTGGGCTTAAATCTGACGGTACGGTGATGGCGGTAGGCGATAATAAATATGGCCAATGCGATGTAAACGGTTGGCGCGATATTGTGGCGGTCGCGGCGGGTAGTGTTCATATGGCGACGAACACGGGGAATGCTCATACCATCGGTCTTAAATCGGACGGTACGGTGGTGGCTGCGGGTTGGAATAAGTATGACCAATGCAATGTAAGCGGCTGGCGTGATATTGTAGCGGTTGTGGCGGGTTGGCGCCGTACCATCGGATTAAAAACCGATGGCACAGTGGTAGCAGTAGGTCGAAATAATGAAGGTCAATGCAATGTAAGCGGTTGGCATGATATTGCGGCGGTTGCTGCGGGTGACTGGCATACCGTCGGTCTTACTTTGGACGGCACGATGACGGCGGCAGGTAATAATCGGTATGGCCAATGCAATGTAAGCGGCTGGTACGATATTGTGGAAGTAGCGGCGGGTTATCTTCATACAGTCGCGCTTAAATCAGACGGTACTGCAACGGCTGTGGGTTTGAATATACATGACCAGTGCGATGTAAGCAGCTGGAGCGATATTGTGACGATAGCGGCGGGTAGTAATCATACCGTCGGCCTTAAATCTGACGGTACTGTAGCGGCTGTGGGTTGGAATGAGCATGGCCAATGCAATGTAAGCGATTGGCGCGATATTGTGGCGATAGCGGCGGGTTGCGCGCATACGGTTGGGCTTAAATCGAACGGCACGGTGGTTGCTGTCGGCGATAACGCCTCTGGCCAATGCGATGTAAGCGGCTGGCGCGGCATCCGTTCCCAGCTTCCGCCCGACTAA
- a CDS encoding class I SAM-dependent methyltransferase translates to MEKPIADRLLWAVQTLEVAPSDRILEIGCGHGVAVSLICKGLVDGRVLAIDQSEKMIESAGRTNADYVKEGKVKFIAAPLHQVDLRQEQFNKVLAVNVNLFWMKAARELAMLKDRLLPGGAVYLYNQPPTKEKVGEVAERTVNNLLNAGFHVKSVVIGEIAPLPVVRVVADLSYSG, encoded by the coding sequence ATGGAAAAACCGATTGCTGACAGGCTTTTATGGGCTGTACAGACACTCGAAGTCGCTCCTTCCGATCGTATCCTTGAAATCGGATGTGGACACGGAGTCGCGGTTTCACTTATTTGCAAGGGTTTGGTAGATGGTAGAGTTTTGGCTATCGATCAATCGGAAAAGATGATCGAATCGGCAGGGAGAACGAACGCTGATTACGTAAAGGAAGGGAAAGTGAAGTTTATAGCGGCACCGCTCCATCAAGTCGACCTGCGTCAGGAGCAGTTCAATAAAGTGTTAGCGGTAAATGTAAATCTGTTTTGGATGAAGGCTGCTCGCGAACTTGCAATGCTTAAGGATCGCCTTCTACCGGGAGGAGCCGTATATTTATATAATCAACCGCCAACCAAAGAAAAGGTCGGAGAAGTAGCGGAACGAACCGTCAATAATTTGCTTAACGCCGGCTTCCATGTCAAATCGGTCGTGATTGGAGAAATAGCCCCGTTGCCTGTCGTACGCGTAGTTGCAGATCTCAGCTATTCTGGATGA
- a CDS encoding DUF2663 family protein, with product MSWHGLEVSEDTGRMLDELTKRKAKWDGAKNQLLLFCLIFAACSAFSFIAFQRFVSPMIKNPFDVLGLTIGDQRVYLPLLCSIASGFHTMQLTKKVNEYKLKYEVLRKEAITHLDTTWIANPKSELRDRVTEIMHKKGVNVNYYGK from the coding sequence ATGTCATGGCATGGTTTAGAGGTTTCAGAGGATACAGGGCGAATGTTGGACGAGTTAACGAAAAGGAAAGCTAAATGGGATGGAGCCAAAAATCAGCTTTTATTATTTTGTTTGATATTCGCCGCCTGTTCGGCATTTTCTTTTATTGCTTTTCAGAGATTCGTTTCCCCAATGATTAAAAATCCTTTTGACGTTCTGGGTCTTACAATAGGGGACCAGCGAGTATATCTTCCCTTATTGTGTAGTATTGCTTCGGGTTTTCACACGATGCAACTTACAAAGAAAGTAAATGAATATAAACTTAAATACGAAGTGCTGCGGAAAGAAGCAATTACCCACCTCGACACGACGTGGATCGCGAACCCTAAGTCAGAGTTGCGGGATCGGGTTACGGAAATCATGCATAAAAAAGGGGTTAACGTGAATTATTATGGAAAGTAA
- a CDS encoding YolD-like family protein, with translation MAKAKVSKRPTRDEFVLEEIGNQLSEAKQENSEIVLTVWGWEEQVRGLITMMDSRTGKVHIQRGGETTKVPFMDIMKVDYPRD, from the coding sequence ATGGCAAAGGCAAAGGTATCAAAGAGACCTACTCGGGATGAATTTGTATTAGAGGAGATCGGGAATCAATTAAGCGAAGCGAAACAAGAAAATTCCGAAATAGTGCTTACTGTTTGGGGCTGGGAAGAACAAGTACGCGGTTTGATTACGATGATGGATTCACGGACTGGAAAAGTGCACATCCAAAGGGGCGGAGAAACTACGAAAGTACCGTTCATGGATATTATGAAAGTAGATTATCCTAGAGATTAG
- a CDS encoding DinB family protein yields the protein MDSSTIVIDLLLRKYKADKKWTRIVIEQLSEEDIAWSPTPVSNSIANLIAHISGTVHQWFETAYCGAPFIEDRSKEFERGLQMSKEQALELSKKSYDCIVQVLEIMKANPEKLMEQPYLNYPTFNGALDNQATILEMLLHQFRHLPTHTGQIMYIAKMRKGHLVWE from the coding sequence TTGGACAGTTCAACTATAGTAATTGACCTCCTCTTAAGGAAATACAAAGCGGACAAGAAATGGACTCGCATAGTGATTGAACAATTATCTGAAGAGGATATCGCATGGTCGCCCACGCCCGTGAGTAACAGCATCGCTAATTTGATAGCACACATTTCAGGGACTGTACATCAATGGTTTGAAACCGCTTACTGTGGTGCTCCTTTTATCGAAGATAGGAGTAAAGAATTCGAACGCGGTCTTCAAATGTCAAAAGAGCAAGCCTTGGAACTTTCAAAGAAATCATACGACTGCATCGTACAAGTTCTTGAAATCATGAAAGCTAACCCAGAAAAGTTAATGGAGCAACCATATTTAAATTATCCGACCTTCAACGGCGCCTTAGACAACCAAGCCACTATTCTAGAAATGCTGCTGCATCAATTCAGACATTTACCTACTCACACGGGACAAATCATGTACATTGCAAAAATGAGGAAGGGGCATTTAGTATGGGAATAA